The window ACGTACCTTGTATGTAAAGTACATGCAGACTTTTTGAAGAACGTGAGACCTAAAAGGAATAATTAACTATCTTGATGTTGAAAGTCATTTTAGGCTTTGTGGTACTGCAGATATTATTTCTGGgctttaaatatattataacttACGGAATCTCACGGAAGTTGACCTCGTTCGCCTCATTTTCAGCAAATTGGCCAGGACCACTCAGCATTGCCTTGATGGTTCCACTGGTTAGAGCATGTTCCCGCTTCACTATGAATTCATGGCCATCGCTGCTGATTAGTTTCACATACATGGCATCGGGTCCTTCACACCCGCCATAAACTGGCCCCAATTCCTGCAAGCAAACATACATATACTGAATACTGGCAGtctaaatttttctaacaagtGTTTAAATGATAAATCAATTACTTGGTTATCAAGCCTGCATGGCTATATAATTATGTGCCTGTATCGCAGTTTCATGAGAATAACAATTTATGTTGTCAAAGGTTACATTGCGTGGATTAGAATCAATTATTGCCAGTGGTaaatgtacagaaaaaaaatttggcgatATTCCTGAATGCGCAACTTAGCAAAAAACATGTTCCCTGAGAGGATGTCTCAATATGTTGAAACTTCAACGATGCTTCTGAACTTACTAATTTTTAAGCCAATAGCCAAGTATCAAAGCCATGGTATTTGTATATACCTATCGGATTCAACAATTTCTACTAATAGGTACGATAATAGGTACCACATTTGGATCGTCATGAgacttttcttcttcctcgtctGCATTTTCGTTCTCTTCTTCAACACATTCATTCAGCTTGATATGAACAAATATTTGGGGTTAGTAAGTGGTGGTGTTTATTTAGTTTTGCCTGGACCAAGGTCGAGTTTGCACTAAGCACGTGATTAATCCTTCGGGCAGTTTCACTTCAAAAGTttttgtgatgaaaaaatttttaaatgggAATAGGGAAAAAAGTGGAATGTTTTATCAGCATAACTTACCTTGTCAGCGGGCATGTTCATTTCTCCTGACATTTCTCACGAAGCTGGTGGTTCACAGATAGACTACGGAAAAGACAATACATAGTTTTATTAGTCATCAGTTTTCGATAAATCTGAGGTTAGGAACTTGTATAGTCTTCAGCAGCAAACAAAAGTTAAACTATTTTCTCTGTTACGAGCCTTGTGGACATAACTAAGGAGACTagacttgaaattttcccTGATAATTTGTTACCCGAATAATATACCAGCTTACAATATTTTGTACACCTTACGCGCTAATGAAAATGAACGAACGAAATGTCAGTACAGTCAATCACCCCACAGTCACAGGGACGGCCGTGTGCTATTGTACTGAAATGACTGAAACTCAGCTGGTTTCATTCGTTTCACgcttttgatttcttcaagAGCGCAATACAGACCAATCAGGTTCTAACTATCGATTTCTCCACCAACCGCTGATGGCAGCACTGTAAGATCGCATCAAAACAGGCCAATTGCGTTGGATTTATTGAGGAAAATTTTGGCTGATTGTAAAAATCAccgaaaacaatttatttggACGGTATATCTACGTAGTTTtccgagagaaaacgattgcaCATAGCACAAAGTCGTTGCGaacagcggatcaaaagtatCAGTCGAGAAACGGCAAAACTCGTAATTTATTCTCGTCGCACGCCCAAATTAAACGatctaaaaaaatgtattctacTTCTGAATGTGTacatattttgattttgaattggaaAACCGTTAAGTGGatgccctggtcgatttcgacgttgtcgcatgtatctccaaatatcgaagtccacgtatctaAAACGCGAAAAGGGGCTCAACAGCCACACActatacacaattctgaacGAAACCTCTCCAAACCATTCTCCTTTGACGCAAAAACATTGATATGGTATGAATTCGAAGAATTTACCattgcgatttcgtagaatccaGACTTTGTTCAAGGGCCTACTTGCCCCACTCCAGATACGGTACTGGCGGGAAGAACACCGCGTTTACTGTACACATGTTATCATACATACGAGCATGTCAGGATACGCGCTATGGCAGATGTCAAAGAGAAGTAGGTTAAAGAACCGGTAAATCAGTGaagtaaattattaaatttaattcaccGCCTACTTTGTTTGCATATTAACATAAACAGGTACAGAAGAACAGCGGATGACGTACAGAAGGTGATAACGCTGTCAAAACTCGATGAAACGGAACTGACCGAAATTACCCAAGTCCTGCAGTTTTCACCGGAAAGTGATGAAACTTCGCACATTAAATTACTTGAATTAGATTCTCATTTGTTACAAGCTGTTAAAGAAGGTGACAGGTGCGTAACTATACGTTGTATCAAAGTTATTTTAAATTCGACTCACTAGacagaagaaaataaagtacATTCTGTGCGAATGGTAGCGCAGTGTGTCCAATTTGCCAAAAAGACCGTTAGTCGTGTCATAAATCAATTATCTTCTAAGTAGTGTTAAATTTCAGCTTAACTTTTCGAGGCTCTGAAGAAGAATCGGTCGTGCTTTGTTCTAGAAACAGAACATATGATTTACAGGAAGCTGAAACCTCGAATTCTTTGCTGCTTGTCCCagattgtaaattttcaaaagagaCAGGTTCAAGTGCAGGCACTTGTAGAATCTTGCAAGAAACAACAGTCAAGGGTGTTTTTTATACGTACTTTGAGGTATATTACCAGTTGCTACTTATCACTAtatgtttttcacatttcttccCCTTTGGTTAGTCTGTTTGAGACACtaatgatatatgtatatgcaggTTTCCCAGTGCAGACCACGATTGAATAAGCTCCACAAGGTGTTAGCATCCTCGGCATTCAATGGGAAAGAGTGCGAGAGCCTTGTGGACCAAACAACACTGTACAATTGGGAAAAGCTTGTTCAAGAGATACAAGCCAGTGAGGATGAACTCAGAGAGGCACTGTCCAGTTACTTGATTGTCAACATTAATGGTTAGGTTATTATTAACTTGTATGTAACTTTTTGGGTCAATATAATACAATACGGTTAATACTGTTGTACAAAAATAGACAGCCCTAattggaaaacaattttttaaatttcatgcTGAAAAAGGTAgtttggaacaaaaaatcgCTTATATCGTTACCTCTAACTACTGCTTTAATGAGTAATTGgtttattgtaatttattattcaaggTTACTTACGATCTTTGACGTTTGAGTATGAGACACATGCATTGTCACTGATGCTTGATTTAATAGATGAAAACTCTTGGGAAATGGACGAAATAGACAAGGAGATGTCATTCTCTTTGTTGGAGGAACTTATCCCAGATTCTGTATTCCAAGTTTTATTTCATGCCTATGCCGAGCCTAGTGgaaaaaccaaagaaaatGGGGAATCGTTATTCAGGTTGGTAGTCCATATGTAAAAGTAATACATGCAGATAATATTGTTTTGTTACCTAGAATCTCCCTTTAGGTTGGGATTAACTATTCCTGGAATGTTCTAAAATTTCACTAtattcactgaatttttttctttctcttcatAAATCAGTTATTGTGTGATGTTCTAGGTACAACGAAGAGAAGGTCTGCAAATTCCTTGCCAAAGTACTCTTAGCAGCATCACCTGTCAACAAATATGATGAGTTTATGGAAGCTTGGAAAATAGGAACTCCGGACTGTACGTTTTGTAACATTACAGTAGAGGATCATTTTAAGTATTTTATTAGTAAAGTAATAGAATTCTTTTCTTCACAGTAGGGAATGATTGTACTGCATCACGAGTAAAGCTTCATtatattttgttaatattataataacgaaTGTCTTGTTTTGTGAAACATACCTCGGTTCATCATTGCTTCGTGAAACAGATATATTTACTattgattcg is drawn from Neodiprion fabricii isolate iyNeoFabr1 chromosome 3, iyNeoFabr1.1, whole genome shotgun sequence and contains these coding sequences:
- the LOC124178934 gene encoding sister chromatid cohesion protein DCC1, with the protein product MADVKEKYRRTADDVQKVITLSKLDETELTEITQVLQFSPESDETSHIKLLELDSHLLQAVKEGDSLTFRGSEEESVVLCSRNRTYDLQEAETSNSLLLVPDCKFSKETGSSAGTCRILQETTVKGVFYTYFEVSQCRPRLNKLHKVLASSAFNGKECESLVDQTTLYNWEKLVQEIQASEDELREALSSYLIVNINGYLRSLTFEYETHALSLMLDLIDENSWEMDEIDKEMSFSLLEELIPDSVFQVLFHAYAEPSGKTKENGESLFRYNEEKVCKFLAKVLLAASPVNKYDEFMEAWKIGTPDCMEPKDSWLGGIALIVFNTRKNVKEIISYPAADLPDGINQRFEELFKTKEKWTIEEITPYIFDLTTTKTNVNGLLTKYARSSMSNGIKYYSSKHCK
- the LOC124178937 gene encoding elongin-C, giving the protein MSGEMNMPADKELGPVYGGCEGPDAMYVKLISSDGHEFIVKREHALTSGTIKAMLSGPGQFAENEANEVNFREIPSHVLQKVCMYFTYKVRYTNSSTEIPEFPIAPEIALELLMAGNFLDC